The stretch of DNA TCAAAGAAGGAAGTTACACGCTCTCATATGATAAGCCATCTATTCATGGAAATAAACTGGATATGCTTAGTTTTGTTGAGAATCAGataatacttttaaaaaatcgccaaagattcttatcaatttttcagcAGGAATGAAAaagacatgaaaaaaaaatattacgcaaaaatacaaaaaaatgacgtcacttttgtgatttttgcctCTTGCAGGATAAACTGCGGATAAACTTCTTTGCATTCTTAACTCATATTGAAAGAAAGAGTTTTTAAttggttttcttttgaaaatttcaactctATGGATGCTCTAGAAGCAAAAATATCGTGGAAAACTGATTTTAGACCTTTTCTATGCGTATTTCGACATTTTTCAATATGGCCGTCATGATCTCCCGCCATTTTGAGACAAAGGATCACTCTaataacacttggaggatcgaggattctacctcaaaagtttgatcttaattttttctcaaaagaaaatatttttccaagttttctttcgacgatcatcactatacacagatgtagaatttatcacaaaatattaaatagattttaattctgagGCGATTGAAAAAAGCGATTTGCATCAATTAAACAACACTAAATAAAGGATATAAATCCGCCATATTGGAAAAAgttggcggccattttgaaatttaccTTTTTGTGTTCAGAAAACAAATCTTCCATTGGGCTTCTGGTTCATATCTCACCCATCTCACCCACAGggataaatatttcaaaagaaagctGTTGTGCTTCTTTCTAACAATCAAGAATCATTCCCTGTCTACATAGTCCTCAAAACTCCTGCATAAAACACAAATTATCcgatcaattttattgattttatttcactttcaaaaattaaaattaaaacttaaaaaatcacTGACACGCCGAGGGTCACAGGATCACAGGAAGATATTTTCCGGGGGTTGTTTTTTGGGCTTCCTACCGGGTTTAGCAGGTGGTAGTGCCCTCCAGACTCCTTTCACCTTCCCAGAGAGGATCTTCCGTTCGTGCACACGCCTGTGCTTGGCCAGGTGATCACTTCGTGCGAAGGATTTGGTGCAGTAGTCACAGTGGTAGGGTTTCACACCTGAATGGCTCCTCTTGTGGCGCGCAAGCTCATCTGAGCGTGAGAAGCGCCAAGAACAGTTGGGCCAGACACAGGCGTAGGGTTTGTCGCCCATGTGCCGCCGTAGATGGGCTTTCAGGTGAGCTGCTTTTGCGTAGGATTTTCCGCAGGTGGCAAAAGTGCATGGGAAGAGCTTCACTTCCTGCCGTGTTGCAGTGGCCAGTTTGAGATTTTCTGAACTTTCTTTGAGGAAGAGATTGCACGAATCAGAACAGAGGGGAGTCTTCTCGGGCAGTGTTTCCAGTGGTGAGGAGTCCTCCATGAGAAGTTGCTCCAGATTCAATTCCCAATCAAAGCGACAGGTGTCACCACTACCCCAGGAGCTGAAGATATCCTGATGAGTCTGAACGGTGGACTCCAGAGTGAGGTAGGTCGTCGTCTCTTCGGGCACCTGGGCAGGTAGGGTTGTTTGCGGAGGTGAGTAGGAAATGGGAGTGAAGAGTGGATCATCCCACATGCCCAAATCCTCATCCTCCGATGGGGGAACATCCTGAAATTCCGTGTAGAACTGATGGAAGCCCGTCACGAAGAAATCCTCCATGTCCATGCTGTTCAACGTCCAATACAGCAATGCGATGGCAACTTATCTGTCCAGAAGCCACACTCACAGAGTGATTTCCAGACATCGTCAGTTGATCCCAAAagtgaatagaaaaaaaatcactcactCTCTCGATGATCTCTCCAAATCTGCGCGATCCACGACAGGGATTGAGGGAGCACACAATGAATTGCCAGTCACATCTCTGTTCCATTTCACAGTGATTGCGAGGATCGAATTTCTCCACTCCTCCTTCCCTGCACTTCTAAACCATTCGGCAGACAAATTTATCGGCAGTCCATGGAAATTATcagagaatacaaaaaaaatcattttgcatttcTGGTGTGAATGGAGAGAGGGTTTGTGGAAAGAGTGacgaaaattcattaatgatCACTCGCTCAGCTCCAGAAGCCTGCGTCTGCTGTCTCTTTGCCGTTGCCAACATAAAGAAAAACCAGATGCACACAAACTTCCGGTGATTAGGCGCTTTTTTATCATAATCTGCGTAACAGTGGCCATATCATTGGCTCTCTTCAGGCtcaaattgtaattaattttattgggaaattttggtgaaatcattaataaattgaattattgattttaaaaaaatgttttttttttcgaagattctttaaaatgaaacttctaatcgacgctcccgaagattatgaactatactcctgtgttaaaagataggaatatggttcataatcttcgggcacatCATAATACAGTTTTTCTGTAAGATAAGCTCCTTAATTTCTCTGCCgctcaaaaagattttcaacata from Lutzomyia longipalpis isolate SR_M1_2022 chromosome 1, ASM2433408v1 encodes:
- the LOC129794629 gene encoding Kruppel-like factor 3 is translated as MDMEDFFVTGFHQFYTEFQDVPPSEDEDLGMWDDPLFTPISYSPPQTTLPAQVPEETTTYLTLESTVQTHQDIFSSWGSGDTCRFDWELNLEQLLMEDSSPLETLPEKTPLCSDSCNLFLKESSENLKLATATRQEVKLFPCTFATCGKSYAKAAHLKAHLRRHMGDKPYACVWPNCSWRFSRSDELARHKRSHSGVKPYHCDYCTKSFARSDHLAKHRRVHERKILSGKVKGVWRALPPAKPGRKPKKQPPENIFL